From one Geminocystis sp. M7585_C2015_104 genomic stretch:
- a CDS encoding NAD(+) kinase, producing the protein MRLQQVIIAYKADDPNSKKWAERCALELENRNCNVMLGPSGIKNNPYPVFLDSAKQKIDLGIVFGGDGTVLAAARHLAPENIPILAVNVGGHLGFLTEPFELFENTEEVWERLENDLYAVERRMMLEARVWERNQNQEVVAVSERYYCLNEMCVKPGYLERMPTCLLEMEVDGEVVDQYHGDGLIVATPTGSTCYTASAHGPIIHPGMSAIAVTPICPLSLSSRPLILPPRSLVSIWPLGDYETQNKLWTDGVLATTIWPGQWVEIKMAECLAQFIILRESYSFYQTLRDKLHWAGARIHHKNNRRH; encoded by the coding sequence GTGCGGCTACAACAGGTGATTATTGCCTATAAAGCAGATGATCCAAATAGTAAAAAATGGGCAGAAAGGTGCGCCCTTGAGTTAGAGAATCGCAACTGCAATGTAATGTTAGGGCCAAGTGGTATTAAAAATAACCCCTACCCGGTATTTTTGGACTCGGCCAAGCAAAAAATCGATTTGGGAATCGTTTTCGGCGGGGATGGAACAGTTTTAGCGGCAGCACGTCACCTGGCACCAGAAAACATCCCCATTCTAGCAGTAAATGTGGGAGGACATCTAGGCTTCTTGACTGAGCCGTTTGAATTATTTGAAAATACAGAAGAAGTATGGGAACGGTTGGAAAACGACTTGTATGCGGTGGAAAGGCGAATGATGTTAGAAGCAAGGGTGTGGGAGAGGAATCAAAACCAAGAGGTGGTGGCGGTTAGCGAACGGTATTACTGTTTAAACGAGATGTGCGTCAAACCAGGCTATTTGGAAAGAATGCCTACCTGTCTGCTAGAAATGGAAGTAGATGGCGAAGTAGTAGACCAGTACCACGGAGATGGTCTAATCGTAGCTACACCCACCGGCTCCACCTGTTATACTGCCTCGGCCCACGGCCCTATTATACACCCCGGCATGAGTGCTATTGCCGTTACCCCCATTTGCCCCCTTAGTTTATCCAGTCGTCCCCTCATTCTACCACCTCGTTCCCTAGTTAGCATTTGGCCTTTGGGAGACTATGAAACTCAAAACAAACTCTGGACAGACGGCGTACTAGCCACTACAATTTGGCCAGGACAATGGGTGGAAATAAAAATGGCAGAATGTCTTGCCCAATTTATCATCCTCCGGGAGTCCTATTCATTCTATCAAACCCTTAGGGATA